The genome window ACTTTTTTGGCAGAAGGTTTTACTTCTTTTACTAAAGCTAATTGATCCTTCACCGGATTCATATCTGTGGTTCCTGTTACATTTGTACCTGGTTTATCCATCGACTTCACAACACCGGCAGTTACTGGATCCGTTACAGCTGTGATCAAAATTGGAATATCTTTCGTTTGTTGAGCTGCTGCTTGGGCAGAAGGAGTAGCAATCGCAAAGATCAAATCCACCTTATCATTAACGAATTTTTGCGAAATGGTAGTTAAGTTTTGTACTTGTCCTTGAGCATTTTGATAGTCCAATTTTATTTGTTTTCCGTCCTCATACCCGTTTGCTTTTAGCGCATCAATAAATCCTTGTCTCGAGGCATCTAAGGATGGATGTTCTACAATTTGGACGATTCCAATTGTTTTTTGCTTTTCAGTTGAAGTCTTTGAATCTTTCGTATCTGTACTTGATGTTGAACAAGCAACTAAAGATAAAATACTAATCATAAGTGCAAGAATCAAAGTTCCTCGAATCCACTTTTTCATATCATTCTCTCCCTACTTTTCGATATGTATTTCCATTCTACTTTATTACTTATATACTTAAACGTATATGCGCTTTAACGCGTATACGTAATAAAGTTTATTAAATTAATGATAACAAGTTTTCTGCATTTTTACAATTCATTTTTCATTTAACTGAAAATTCAGTCAAATAATAAACTCTTTAATCCAACTACAATGAAAACTTTGTAGTAATTTGACAATAACAAAAAAAGATGACACTCCTGTGCCATCTACTTTTGCTTCTCTAATTCTCTTTTTGCCTTAGAAAGAATCAATTTGGTTTTCATATAATCTTCGTCCGAGACCATCTTGTATTCATATAAATCTTGCAGTTCAAGCTCCATCAACACAAGATCATCTAATTGATTTCCTGTATAAATGAATGTACCAAACTGTTTTAAAAGATCTCGAACAAACATTACGTCATTCCCTGACATTAGCTTTCTTTCTTTTCGTTTTCGTTTTCATCTAAAATATCTTTCGTTGCATTTTTAAACTCTTTAATGGTTCGTCCAAACGCGCGTCCCACTTCAGGTAGTTTACTAGGTCCAAAAATGACCAATGCAATGACTAAAATCAGAATTAATCCAGGAATACCAATATTATTTAACATCGAAAACACCTCCATAAAATGATAAACCAGAAATGATAAAGAAAGGTTTCAATAATATTTATGCCTCTTTCTTTATTTTTATCTTAATGCAAAAAAAGTGCCAAATCACAAACCTCAACTTTATCCATTTTCCCAAAACAACTTACTTTGACAAACTGTCATAGTATGCGATATTGTCATTATGATTTACTTCGGTTCAAGCTGGTAGCTTTCAATTTTTCGATAAAGGTTTCGTAAACTAATCCCTAAAATTTGTGCGGCTTTCGTCTTATTCCAATCACACTCCTTTAAAACCCTCTCAATATGTTGCCGTTCTAATTCTTCTAATGAAATCATCGTGTGAGTGGCCACCTCCTCCTTTCTCTCTTTCTTTTCCTCGACTGAGTTTAGACTGTGTGGGAAAATATCAGAGGATTGAATCATCTTGCCCATTGACAAGAGGACACCTCGTTCAATTAAATGAGATAATTCTCGAATATTCCCCGGAAAATGATAATGGGATAAAGCTTGTAATGCTTCATTACTCAATTGTTTCTCCCCATAAAGACTCTGATACTTCGTTAGAAAATATTGTGCTAACAAGGGAATATCCGATTTTCGTTCTCGAAGTGGGGGGACAACCAGTTTCATTACGTTTAAACGGAAATATAGATCTTCGCGAAAATTCCCCATCTCGATCTCCTTTTCTAAATTGCGATTCGTTGCCGCTACAAGTCGAACATCTACTTTACGCAATTGATTATCTCCAACCCGACGAAATTCCCCACTTTCTAGAAAACGCAATAATTTCACTTGTAATGACAAAGGCATCTCGCCAATCTCATCCAGAAACAATGTCCCTTTATGGGCCATTTCTACCAAACCTTTTTTTTCAGTGACTGCACCTGTAAAAGCTCCTTTCGCATGACCAAATAGTTCACTTTCTAACAGGTTTTCCATTAGTGCACCTGAATTGATCGCGATAAACGGTTGGTTCGCCCGATCACTCCAAGCATGAAGTGCTCTAGCAATTAACTCTTTTCCAGTTCCACTTTCACCCTCGATTAATACTGGAACATGGCTTTTAGACACTCGTTTTGTCATTTCCAACAACATTTTCAGTTTCGGATGTTCGCCGACGATTTCAAATTGCGAACCTTCTGATTGCAAAACTTCTTTTAAACGCTGATTTTCTTCAAAAAGTTGTTTCTTTTCAATCGCTTTTTGAATGATGACATCCAGTTCTGAAAGATTATAGGGTTTGGTCAAATAGTCATAGGCACCTGATTTCATCGCTTCAATCGCTGTTTCAACCGTTCCATGGCCTGTAAGCATGATCACTTCAATATCAGGCACTAGTTTTTTTGCTACTTTTAACAGCTCAATACCATCCATTCCAGGCATCTTAATATCAAAAATTCCGACATCATAGGCTTTCTCTTTCATCATTTTTAATGATTTTTCTCCAGATAATGCCCCATCCACCTTATAACCTTTTCTCTTTAATCGTTGTACTAACAATTGCAAAAGATCCTCTTCATCATCCACTACAAGGATTTGGATCATATGTTCCATTTCGACCACCTCCTATTATGCTTATGCAGTGGGAAAGATGATTCGTACCACTGTCCCTTTTCCTTGTTGGCTTTCAATCTGTATATCCCCATTCATTTTCTTCATGATTTGATAAGAAATATAGAGTCCAAGACCTGTTCCTTTGCCAACAGGTTTTGTGGTATAGAAGGGGTCAAAGACTTTCTGTAATTGATCACTTGTCATCCCCTGTCCATTATCCTGAATTTGAATCTCAACCTGATTTAGTGATTTATGTGTCGATAACGTTAATTGCCCACCTTCATCCATCGCATCAATGGCATTTTGGATAATGTTAATCAATACCTGCTGAATTTGCAAGCTATCACCATGAACCAAAGGAAGATCCGTTTGAAATAGCTTATCAATTTGAATTTGTTTTTTCTTTAAAACATGTTGCATCAATATTAAGCTATCCTCAATCAATTTAGACAGATCAATATCTTGAGTAACAAATGAAGTCTTTCTCGTAAAATTAAGCAAACTTCCAGTAATCCCTTTACAACGATCGACATTATTCCGAATAATGTCCAGATAGCGATCGATTTCTCCCGCTTGTACTAATTCCTCAATCGGTTCCTCTTTTATTCTTTCTTTGAGATCCTCAGCATAAGCACTAATGGAAGCTAAGGGATTATTCACCTCATGTGCAAATCCAGAAGCAAGAATACCTAATGCGGAAAGTTTATCAGCCTGAATCACCATTTCTTCAAGTTGTCGTTGTTCTGTAACATCTTCCACAACGACTAAATATTTTGGATCACCTTCTCTCACTTTTTCAAGAGGATACATTCGGTGGCTATACATTTTTTTCTGACCATTATTTTGAACCGTAGTGACGATTTCATTTTGACATTGCATAGGGTCTTTTAACGTAATCGGACAATTTTGACAAGGTTCAGATAAACGTCCTAATAAAGAATAACAAGAAAATTGTTGGCGATCATCAGCCAACCATTGTCGTAACCGATCATTCATCCATTCGACTGAATAATCGTCATGAATTAAAGCAAAGCCTGACCCACTTCCATTCACAATCGTATCGAGGTGTTCTTTTTCCCTTGCCAAATGATCTGTTTTTAGCTGAAGTTCATCTGTCATATGGTTAAAAGCAGCAGCTAATTGACCAAATTCATCTTTGGATTGATAATTGATTTTTGCATCCAGTTTTCCTTTTGTCACCTTTTGTACTGCTTTTTCCATCAACTCAATCGGTTTGGTAAACCAAATGCCAAATACAACACTAAGCAGGACAACTATTCCACTCACAAGTCCCATCATGATCAATAAACGTTGAATCAGAAATTGAATGGACGCAAATGCTTGTGCAATTGGCTGTTCAATAATTACTCCCCAATTTGCCGAAGCAATCGGGGCATATGCACCAATGACCTTTTCTCCTGTATAACTGCGATACTGTGTTGGTTCTGACATCCTACCCTTATGGTCGATCATTTTTTGTAATTCAGGAGCTTGTATGACATTTTTGCCTAATATGACTTGACCAAAATCGGTATGAGCAATCAATCGGCTTTTGTCATCAATCAAATAAATGTAGCCATTTTTACCGGAATGAATCGCAGAGATATTTTGAAATGTACCTTTTAAATTCACATCAACAACGAAATGCCCTTGATAAGAATGATCTTCTGGTGAATAGACTGTTCGTACCATTCGAATCGATGGCGTACCATCTGCTTTAAACTGAACCGAACTCATCCAATCTTGTTTGTTTGTTGTATTTTGTAATACCAACTCATGGAGTGAATTAGCCATTTGTTGTAGCTTATCCTTACTCATCCATCGAGATACTCCAGTAATAACTTGTCCCTGTTGGTCAAGAAGAAATGCGTTCTCAATTTCCGGATCCTGCTTAAGAAATCCGTACAGACTCTGTTCCCATCGTTGTTTTGCTTGGGAATTGTTAGTAATTACATCATTGGCATCAATCGTGAGTTGCATCTTGCTATCAATCGTAGAGAGTAGGTGATCTACCTCTGTCGCGGCTCGTTGGACAATGTAAAGTTGTTTTTCTTTTACACCTTCCTCTAAGGTATTTTTAGAGGTTTGAATATTATAACCGCCAACAATTGCAATCGGTAAAATGGACATTGTAATACCAAAGAATAAAAGTTTAAATTTAATTCGATTCCAAAAAGAGAGTGAATAGCGTTTGTTCTTACCAAGATGTCGATTCATTATTCAATCTCCCTTTCCGTTACAGGAATCCGTTGGATAAACGCACTACCGCTTTTTGAAAAATGAATGTTCAATTTTTTTTCGGTTAACGAATTAGCCAATAACCGCACTGTATTTGGTTTTTCTACCGGAATATCTCTTGGAACTTGACCCTGTAGAATGCGGCTAACCATACTTGCACATTGGTAACCCTGATCATAATATGAAACACCGTAAGATAAAAGGAAACCATTTTTCACATCATTGATATTTACCCCAAAAATAGGGACTTTTTTCTGTAATCCGATTTGACTTAATTGTGGACTGATTTCTTCAAGATAGAAACTTGGAAGAACTAGTATTCCTTCATCTTTTTTTAGAGGGATTTTTTTAAACGTCTCTAATTGTTGTGTATCTGAGATTGAAAGTGGAGTGATCTGTATTCCTTCTTCTTTTGCTATCTTTTTTACTTGTTCTAAACTAAGCAGACTTGCATCAACTTGTCCATCATAAATCACAATGACATTTTGAATAGACGGAATGAGCATGGAAAACAATTCTAATCGTTTTGCGGATAGCTCAATATGGCCATTTTCAACTCCAGTCATTCTCCCCTCTGGTTTTTTATAGTTTTCAACTAAATGAAGTTGTCCAGCATTTGCTACTCCTAGAAAAATAACCGGTGTTTTTCCTCCCTTATTTTCTTTAAAAAATTTTGCCTCAATGGCACCACCAGCTACAATCACATCAAGATTCATTCGATCAAGTTCAGAAGCATAGCGTTCCATTAGCTTCACATTATTTTTTGCATCTTTGATGGTATAAGTGACGTTCATTCCTTCGATATAGCCTAAGTTTTGCAAACCATCTTTCAGTCCTTTCACTTTTTCCAATCGTTCAGGACCACTTAGTAGAATTCCTATTCGAAATTGTTCTTTTGCTTCACTTTGATTTTTCCACTGTTGAAAACCTAAAAAGGAGAAAAACAAAACGCTAACGATGACGGTCACCCAAGCGAATCTTTTCATGATGTCCTCCAATCTACAAATATCTATCTATATTTATTGTACCATAGGACTAAGCGGAAAGATTGTTACAAATTTATTTCCTACTGCCAATCCTGTAGCACCGCCAAGTTGTCGCCCTTACCGGGCGCAACACAAAAAATCCCTATTCGCAAAGGAATAGGGATATAAATAAATAATTAAGGGGGGGGGGAATTGTACATTACTTAACGTTTTTTAACGAATTAATGTTGTTCTTTGTTTCCACCTGATTTTAAAATGTTAAAGATGTTTTTTGCTATGTCGGTATTGTCAATTAACCCGGAAAACCTTTCTTTTGTAGGGCCATAAGCGTAGACTGGAACATCTTCTCCCGTATGACCACCTGTTGTCCATCCTGTAAAGGAACGCACATTAAAAATTGCTTCAATCGCATTATCAATTTTTGTTTGGTCTTTTGTAGCAGCGGCTTCTTTTACTGATTGAATTTCCTGTGAAGTTAATTGTAAATTAATATATTGTTTTAATGTATCTTCTACAATGGCGCCTTTTGCAATCAAATTGGAAATATAGTCTGGTGTCCGTTTTGCCGCTTGGATAGGAGCTGCATTAAAATTATAAATTCCGTTGGCTCCTATAGATAATCCACCGGTTGAATGGTCAGCCGTTGCCACGACTAAGGTATGTCCATCTTTCTTGGCAAAATCAATGGCTGCTTTAAACGCATCCTCGAAATCTTTCACTTCGCTCATAGCGGCGACAATATCATGGTCATGACCTGCCCAGTCAATTTGACTACCTTCCACCATTAAGAAGAAACCTTTTTTATTCTTACTTAAACGTTGAATGGCTGCTTGAGTCATCTCTTGTAAAGATGGAGTTTGATCGTCACGGTCAATCATTTTATCTAAACCGCCAGGTGCGAACAATCCAAGAATCTGCTTATTATTGTCTTCTATTAATTCTTCACGAGTTGTGACATAACTGTAACCGTCTTTTTTAAACTCGCTTACAAGGTTACGATCTTTACGAACGAAGTTCTTTAATCCTCCACCAAGCATGACATCTACTTTATGTTTTCCATTAATCATTTCATCATAATAATCGTCGGCAATCGCATCCATATTTTTACGACTAATTTCATGGGCACCAAAGGCGGCAGGAGTTGCATGAGTGATTTCGGATGTGGCCACTAATCCTGTTGACTTTCCTTCTTCTTTTGCTTGTTCTAGTAAAGTTTTTACATTGGTAAAGTCATTATCGACAGCAATTGCTGCATTATACGTTTTGACTCCTGCCGACAAAGCAGTGGCAGCAGCTGCTGAATCTGTGATATTCTCATGTTCATCTTCTGGATAGGTGGTTTGTAGTCCTACTAGGTATTTATCAAATTCAGTTTTCTCCATTTCCGGCGTGTTTGGATTATCCTTCATGTAACGATATGCCGTTGTATAAGATGTTCCCATTCCATCCCCGATTAACAAAATGACATTCTTAATCTTTGCTTCATCCTCTTTCTTTGCATCAACAAACGATGGGATGACACCAGACATTGTTGTAATGACCATCGATGATAGAAATGCAATAAGTAAAACTCTTTTACTAAATTTCTTTTTCAATTTCCTTCTCCTCCTTCAAGCTTTGTTTTTTCTCACATGAATAACTATAGCCTGTAAATGTTAGGAGAATATTTGTCAATTGTAAATCCTTATTAATGAATTGTTATAGTTATATTAACACCAAATTTGGATCTATTCGCTTAAGGGACAATTCCCTTAACGCATTCTATACAGATAGATTGAAAACAGAATAGACAGGGTCGAAAAAACTTGAAAACGATCACAGACAGAAATGATCAGCCTTATTTGATGAGTACAAACAAAATTCAGATAAAAATAAGCTTAATGTAATATGTACAGGTCTATAAATAAACTAAGTGTCATAGTTCAAGCTGGGCTACGCATATAAGTAGTAGTGAAATGAATGGGGGGACAAAAATGTGTCCAAAAGAGAATGACCATTTAAGCGGACGTTTCCGTAAATATGCAGCACCAGAGCCATACCCTGAAATAAATGTGCTAAAGCCAAACCGAGCCTACGCAGAAATTCTAATGGACGACTACGCAGGTGTAATAAGTGAATTTACTGCGATCAATCAATATCTATATCATCATTATTTTTTTGATATTATTGACAATCAATTAGCTGATTTATTAGAAGGTGTTGCTGTCATTGAAATGTACCATTTGGAAATCCTTGCTGAATTGATTATTTTGTTGGGAGGAGATCCACGAATACGAGGTGGCGAAAGTACAAAAGGAAAATATTGGAATAGTAGTTTTATTGGTTATGGTAAAACCTTGTGCGAACAGCTTGATTTGGATATTCGTGCAGAGGTTGAAGCAATTAAAAATTATGAGATCCACATTCAGCAAATTGCCGATCCCCATATACAAGCCATATTACGACGAATTATTAAAGACGAGGAGCATCATATTGTATTGTTTGAAGAACAAAAAAGACGATTTAAGTGTAGGTAGGTTTGATAAATGAAAAGAAAGCATTGCTTTCTTTAGGAGCATCGCTACTACTTTAAAAAGTAGTCAGCGATGCTCCTTTCTTAAAGTTTGAAAATTGAGACCACACTTTTCAATTCCTCAGCCATCTTTGCAAGTTCCTCTGATGAAGCGGCAATTTCCTCCATTGAAGCGGTTTGTTCTTCAGTCGATGCTGCAATAGTTTCCATATTTTTTGCTGAACCTTCAATGGTCTCGTTAATTCCTTTGATTAGACCTACCATTCCATTGATTCCAGATGTCACTTGTTGCACAGCTGCCGATACTTCCTGCATCTGATTGGATACCTGATCCACTGCGAGTTGAATATCAGAAAACGAAGTTTTGGCTTGATAGATCATGGTCATTCCTTCGTTCACTAAATCTTCTTCTCGATTCATTTCATGCACGGCTTCTGTAATTTCGTTTTGTATATCAAGGATGAGATCATTGACATCCTTTGCAGCGTTTCCTGATTGTTCGGCTAACTTACGAACTTCATCCGCAACTACGGCAAATCCCTTTCCATGTTCTCCAGCCCTTGCTGCTTCAATCGCTGCATTTAAGGCTAATAAATTGGTCTGTTCTGCGATTTCCGTAATCATCTGAACAATTTGTCCGATCTGGTTTGATTTACTATTCAGTCGGTGAACAACTTCT of Tepidibacillus fermentans contains these proteins:
- a CDS encoding ABC transporter substrate-binding protein, which translates into the protein MKKWIRGTLILALMISILSLVACSTSSTDTKDSKTSTEKQKTIGIVQIVEHPSLDASRQGFIDALKANGYEDGKQIKLDYQNAQGQVQNLTTISQKFVNDKVDLIFAIATPSAQAAAQQTKDIPILITAVTDPVTAGVVKSMDKPGTNVTGTTDMNPVKDQLALVKEVKPSAKKVGIIYNTGEANSEVQIKIAKEVAPELGLNLELIGITNSSEVKQAADALAAKVDAIYVPTDNTVVSALDSVLKVAEQTKIPVVVGEGDSVKKGGLITYGLDYYKLGYQTGEMAVKILKGEAKPQDMPIETQKDMKLIINKKAAKSMGVELSEELLKKADEVIE
- a CDS encoding YqgQ family protein gives rise to the protein MSGNDVMFVRDLLKQFGTFIYTGNQLDDLVLMELELQDLYEYKMVSDEDYMKTKLILSKAKRELEKQK
- a CDS encoding twin-arginine translocase TatA/TatE family subunit, whose product is MLNNIGIPGLILILVIALVIFGPSKLPEVGRAFGRTIKEFKNATKDILDENENEKKES
- a CDS encoding sigma-54-dependent transcriptional regulator — encoded protein: MEHMIQILVVDDEEDLLQLLVQRLKRKGYKVDGALSGEKSLKMMKEKAYDVGIFDIKMPGMDGIELLKVAKKLVPDIEVIMLTGHGTVETAIEAMKSGAYDYLTKPYNLSELDVIIQKAIEKKQLFEENQRLKEVLQSEGSQFEIVGEHPKLKMLLEMTKRVSKSHVPVLIEGESGTGKELIARALHAWSDRANQPFIAINSGALMENLLESELFGHAKGAFTGAVTEKKGLVEMAHKGTLFLDEIGEMPLSLQVKLLRFLESGEFRRVGDNQLRKVDVRLVAATNRNLEKEIEMGNFREDLYFRLNVMKLVVPPLRERKSDIPLLAQYFLTKYQSLYGEKQLSNEALQALSHYHFPGNIRELSHLIERGVLLSMGKMIQSSDIFPHSLNSVEEKKERKEEVATHTMISLEELERQHIERVLKECDWNKTKAAQILGISLRNLYRKIESYQLEPK
- a CDS encoding ATP-binding protein — encoded protein: MNRHLGKNKRYSLSFWNRIKFKLLFFGITMSILPIAIVGGYNIQTSKNTLEEGVKEKQLYIVQRAATEVDHLLSTIDSKMQLTIDANDVITNNSQAKQRWEQSLYGFLKQDPEIENAFLLDQQGQVITGVSRWMSKDKLQQMANSLHELVLQNTTNKQDWMSSVQFKADGTPSIRMVRTVYSPEDHSYQGHFVVDVNLKGTFQNISAIHSGKNGYIYLIDDKSRLIAHTDFGQVILGKNVIQAPELQKMIDHKGRMSEPTQYRSYTGEKVIGAYAPIASANWGVIIEQPIAQAFASIQFLIQRLLIMMGLVSGIVVLLSVVFGIWFTKPIELMEKAVQKVTKGKLDAKINYQSKDEFGQLAAAFNHMTDELQLKTDHLAREKEHLDTIVNGSGSGFALIHDDYSVEWMNDRLRQWLADDRQQFSCYSLLGRLSEPCQNCPITLKDPMQCQNEIVTTVQNNGQKKMYSHRMYPLEKVREGDPKYLVVVEDVTEQRQLEEMVIQADKLSALGILASGFAHEVNNPLASISAYAEDLKERIKEEPIEELVQAGEIDRYLDIIRNNVDRCKGITGSLLNFTRKTSFVTQDIDLSKLIEDSLILMQHVLKKKQIQIDKLFQTDLPLVHGDSLQIQQVLINIIQNAIDAMDEGGQLTLSTHKSLNQVEIQIQDNGQGMTSDQLQKVFDPFYTTKPVGKGTGLGLYISYQIMKKMNGDIQIESQQGKGTVVRIIFPTA
- a CDS encoding ABC transporter substrate-binding protein, whose protein sequence is MKRFAWVTVIVSVLFFSFLGFQQWKNQSEAKEQFRIGILLSGPERLEKVKGLKDGLQNLGYIEGMNVTYTIKDAKNNVKLMERYASELDRMNLDVIVAGGAIEAKFFKENKGGKTPVIFLGVANAGQLHLVENYKKPEGRMTGVENGHIELSAKRLELFSMLIPSIQNVIVIYDGQVDASLLSLEQVKKIAKEEGIQITPLSISDTQQLETFKKIPLKKDEGILVLPSFYLEEISPQLSQIGLQKKVPIFGVNINDVKNGFLLSYGVSYYDQGYQCASMVSRILQGQVPRDIPVEKPNTVRLLANSLTEKKLNIHFSKSGSAFIQRIPVTEREIE
- a CDS encoding alkaline phosphatase, which gives rise to MVITTMSGVIPSFVDAKKEDEAKIKNVILLIGDGMGTSYTTAYRYMKDNPNTPEMEKTEFDKYLVGLQTTYPEDEHENITDSAAAATALSAGVKTYNAAIAVDNDFTNVKTLLEQAKEEGKSTGLVATSEITHATPAAFGAHEISRKNMDAIADDYYDEMINGKHKVDVMLGGGLKNFVRKDRNLVSEFKKDGYSYVTTREELIEDNNKQILGLFAPGGLDKMIDRDDQTPSLQEMTQAAIQRLSKNKKGFFLMVEGSQIDWAGHDHDIVAAMSEVKDFEDAFKAAIDFAKKDGHTLVVATADHSTGGLSIGANGIYNFNAAPIQAAKRTPDYISNLIAKGAIVEDTLKQYINLQLTSQEIQSVKEAAATKDQTKIDNAIEAIFNVRSFTGWTTGGHTGEDVPVYAYGPTKERFSGLIDNTDIAKNIFNILKSGGNKEQH
- a CDS encoding ferritin-like domain-containing protein, which gives rise to MCPKENDHLSGRFRKYAAPEPYPEINVLKPNRAYAEILMDDYAGVISEFTAINQYLYHHYFFDIIDNQLADLLEGVAVIEMYHLEILAELIILLGGDPRIRGGESTKGKYWNSSFIGYGKTLCEQLDLDIRAEVEAIKNYEIHIQQIADPHIQAILRRIIKDEEHHIVLFEEQKRRFKCR